In the Drosophila teissieri strain GT53w chromosome 3R, Prin_Dtei_1.1, whole genome shotgun sequence genome, AAGGATAACACCTGCGTTTTGGCCTCCATCTGGCACCCAGACACGCCCGACTGGCATCGAAAGTTTCCGCTTAAGATGTCGTAATCAGAGCCGCTGTGATATGTTCTAAACAAATCACTCTATATTGCCTGATAAGCCAGATACGGAAACTGTCGAAACGTCTGCCGATAAGATGGCACTGAGAACAAAATAAGCTGAAGTTGGTCATAATTTTTATGCATATCCTCGGGATAATGTGTCCCCGAGATAATAAGCACATAATGACATGAAAACGATGGCAAACTAAGCATAAATTTAGGTCCCTCAGAAATTCTAATCCTTGATGTATTGCAGCTCTGACCCTGTACTCGTGCATCTTCATGCGATTTGCCTACAAGGTCCAGCCCAGAAATTGGCTGCTCTTTGCCTGCCACGCCACCAATGCCACCGCCCAATCGATCCAGGGACTACGCTTCCTTCACTACAATTACGGTTCTAAAGAGCAGCAGGCGTAAAACCCTGCCCTTAAATCCACTTCCCCGAGAACGACGCGCGAAGCCACTTCAAATGTTtacccaacagcagcagctatTGCCATTTACTGCCACCACACGCAACAAACATCTAGCAAATTGCGCTGCCGCAATCCCCTTCACATCAAATCCAAGTGGTGGAGTAATTGCCGTGAATCACACCCGCACAATTGGCTGAATCTCGAATCGCGAAGTTGTCGTGCCCCAATCGCCGTTTTTGATGGGGTTAAATCCCAATTCCAATTGAGTCTATCCCCAACTTGTTACTTTGCCCATTTAGTTAATTCCGTTAGGCAGTTGATCCAAATTTTAAGCCGGTGCAATCCTTAGTTTACGACAATAGCGTATGTTTACATGAATatgatttaaaattcaataaaacttTAACATTGAACTCAGTTGTGTTTTCTGTAACTCTTTCAGTAGTTTTGTTGGTGGATCCTAGAAATTAAGAACGTAGCAAAATCTTCAAAAATGTACACAGTTCGTTGATTTTGTCATGTTTATTGAAACACGCTTTATTCAAACAATTACGGTTATATAAGTTGATAtctgtaaaatatacatttcaattGTTCTTAACAATagcatatttttttgttgacattttttaaacttttttttgttcatcAATGGGGTTAAAACATACGAACTCGtaatcatatttttttgtgctttttgttgattgttttttgATTACGCTTAGGACGAAAAACATATATGTGGGTACAAAAAATTTTAGTTTTCTcaaacataataatattaaaattatagtTAAACACGCCTCGCGCACAATGGGCGCCATCACTATGCCTAATAAGTGGCTTAAATGAT is a window encoding:
- the LOC122622582 gene encoding mitochondrial pyruvate carrier 1 → MSIRRAMSTTASKEWRDYFMSTHFWGPVANWGIPVAALADTQKSPKFISGKMTLALTLYSCIFMRFAYKVQPRNWLLFACHATNATAQSIQGLRFLHYNYGSKEQQA